GGCGCTCAGGTCAGATAGGCCGGAGCGCTCACGGGCAACGTAAATCGGAACTCGGCGCCGCCGCCGACGGCGCGGCCGACCGTGATGACGCCGCCGTGGGCTTCGACGATGCCCTTGACGATGTACAGCCCGAGGCCGGTGCCGCCGCGCTTGCTGCCCCGCCAGAAGCGGGTGAAGACGCGGTTCATGGACTCCTCCGGGATGCCTGCGCCCTCGTCGCTCACGGTGACCGACGTGCCGGTGTCCTCCCCTTCCCGGGGGGACGCGGCGGGCGTGATGTCGATCGTGACGGTTCCCTCGCCGTGGCGCACCGCATTTTCGATGAGGTTGCTCAGCACCTGGTCGACCTTGTCGGGGTCGGCCCACAGGGCGGGCAGCGGCTGCTCGATGCGCAGCAGGAACCGGTCGGCGGGCTGGCCTGCGGCGACGTAGGCCTGGATGTGCCGTCCCACGGCCGCGCCTATGTCGACGGGCTGGCGGCGCACCTCGAGCCGTCCCGAGTCGATGCGCGAGATGTCCAGCAGTTCGGCGATGAGCCGGGTGACGCGGTCGGCGTCGGCGTCGACGGTCTCCAGCATCAGCCGTTTCTGGTCGTCGGTGAAGCGCGACCACTTGGCGAGCAGGGTGGCGGTGAAGCCCTTCACGGAGGTGAGGGGCGAGCGCAGTTCGTGGGCGACGGTGGCGATCAGCTCGGCGTGGCTGCGCTCGGTGCGGCGGCGGGCCTCGGTGTCGCGCAGCGAGACGACGACGCGCCGGACGGGCCCGGTGGGTTCGGCACGGACGTACCGGACGGTGACGAGCACCTCGCGCCCGCCCGGCAGCAGCAGGTTGCGCTCGGGCTGGCCGACCCGGATCGCGAGCCCGCCGTAGGGGTCGGTCAGCTGCCACCACCGGCGGCCTTCGAGGTCCTCCAACGGCAGGGCCTTCTCCAGGCGCCGTCCGAGGGCCTCCTCGGCGGGGACGGCGGTGATGCGCTGGGCGGCGGCGTTGAAACAGACGACGTGCCCGTGCTCGTCGGCGACGACCAGCCCGTCGGGCAGGTCGTCGGGGTCGATGCCGAGTTCGGCGAGGTCACCGGCGGGTCGGGCCGCTCCCGGTGCGCTGCTCGTGCCGACGCTCATCCCCGTACCCCACCTCCCAGACAAGGGCCTCCGGGCACGTCACCCTACTAGCTCTCGGTGACGGAGCGGCACCCTCCGGAGGCGCGCTGTGCACGGGCCGATGCATAGAGACATACGGCGGCGGCGGTCGCGAGGTTCAGGCTCTCGGCCTTCCCGTGGATCGGGACGCGCACGACGGCGTCGGCGAGGGCCCGGGTCTCCTCGGGGAGCCCCCAGGCCTCGTTGCCGAACACCCAGGCGGTGGGCCCGCCCATGGCGCCCTTGTCCAGCTCGTCGTCGAGGTCGTCCTCGCCCGCGCCGTCGGCGGCGAGGATGCGCACCCCGGCGTCCCGCAGCCCCGCCACGGCCTGCTCGACGGGGACCCCGACGGCGACCGGCAGATGGAACAGCGACCCGACGGAGGCGCGGACGGCCTTGGGGTTGTAGAGGTCGACGGAGGCGTCGGTGAGGACGACGGCCTCGGCCCCGGCGGCGTCGGCGCACCGCAGGACGGTGCCGGCGTTCCCGGGGTCGCGCACATGGGCCAGCACGGCGACGAGCTTCGGCCGGGCGGCGAGGATCTCCTCGAACGGCGTGTCCAGGAACCGGCAGATCCCGACGAGGCCCTGGGGGGTGACGGTGGTGGAGATCTCCGCGATGACCTGCTCGTCGGCGAGGTGGACCCGGGCGCCGGCGTCCCGCGCCTCCTCGATGATCTCCGCGTAACGCTCCGCGGCCTCGACGGTGGCGAACAGCTCCACGAGGGTGTCCCGGCCGTACCCCGCCGCCTCCCGCACGGCCTGCGGCCCCTCCGCGAGGAACAGCCGCTCCTTGCCCCGGAAATTCCGCCGAGCGAGCCGCCGGGCGGCGGCGACACGGGGGGAACGGGGGGAGATCGGCTCGGGGCTGGCAGGAGACATCCGGTTCACCTCAGAAGTATGTGCAGACACAGCAGGACCCGCAGGTCTGGAAACCTGCGGGTCCTCAGTCACGTCGGCTAGAGCCGACGCAGCGTCACGCGGCCTTCGGCGCGTTGACGTCCGCCGGCAGGGCCTTCTGCGCGACCTCGACCAGCGCGGCGAACGCACCGGCGTCGTTCACGGCGAGCTCGGCGAGGATCTTGCGGTCGACCTCGACGTTCGCGGCCTTCAGACCCTGGATGAAGCGGTTGTACGTGATGCCGTTGGCGCGGGCAGCGGCGTTGATGCGCTGGATCCACAGCTGACGGAAGTCGCCCTTGCGCTTCTTGCGGTCGTTGTAGTTGTAGACCAGCGAGTGGGTGACCTGCTCCTTGGCCTTGCGGTACAGGCGCGAACGCTGACCGCGGTAGCCGGAGGCCGCCTCGAGGATCGCCCGGCGCTTCTTGTGGGCGTTGACTGCCCGCTTGACGCGTGCCACTTTTTACTCCTTGTAGCGGGGTCGTGGTTGTCGTCACACGACCCGGAATCGATGGGGTCCCGGTCCAGACGTACGGCGCGCGGTGATCAAGGGATCAGGCGCCGCGAACGTCACTTGCCGAGAAGCTTCTTGATCTTCGCGGCGTCGCCCGGGGCCATCTCGGCGTTGCCGGTGAGGCGACGCGTCACGCGGGACGACTTGTGCTCGAGCAGGTGGCGCTTGCCGGCGCGCTCACGGAGCACCTTGCCGGAGCCGGTGATCTTGAAGCGCTTGCTGGCACCGCTGTGCGTCTTGTTCTTCGGCATAGCGCCGTTCTCTCCTCGTCGGTGCGCTCCGGTGCCCGGTTCGAGAACCGGGCACGGTGTGGAGCGTCGCTGCTGTTTCGGTTATGTCCAGGGGACTCGCGTCCCTAGGATTCACGCCTCGGCGGAAGCCTCGGCAGGGGTCTCGGCGAGCTCGGCGTCGTCGGCGATCTCGATGCCGTCGTCGCCCTCTTCACCCTCGACGCCGTCGACGTCCGCGGGGTTCTGCGACTTGCCGGGGTTGGCCTTCGCCTCGGCCTTGCGGGCCTCCTGCGCCTGACGCGCTTCGGCCATCGCCTCGGTCTTCTTCTTGTGCGGACCCAGAACCATGATCATGTTCCGGCCGTCCTGCTTCGGGTTCGACTCGATGAACCCGAGGTCCTCGACGTCCGACGCGAGACGCTGCAGCAGTCGGTAGCCGAGCTCCGGCCGGGACTGCTCGCGACCACGGAACATGATCGTGATCTTGACCTTGTCGCCCTGCTTGAGGAACCGAACGACGTGACCCTTCTTGGTGTCATAGTCGTGCGGGTCGATCTTCGGCCGGAGCTTCATTTCCTTGATGACCGTGTGCGCCTGGTTCTTGCGCGCCTCACGGGCCTTCATGGCCGACTCGTACTTGAACTTCCCGTAGTCCATGAGCTTGCAGACCGGCGGGCGGGCGCTCGCCGCCACCTCGACCAGGTCGAGGTCGTACTCCTGCGCAAGCTCCAGTGCCTTGGCCAGGGGGACGATGCCCACCTGCTCGCCACTGGGACCGACAAGTCGCACTTCGGGGACGCGAATCCGGTCGTTGATGCGGGGCTCGGTGCTGATGGATCCTCCTTGGTAGCACCACACGGCGGTCTGGCGGACGGCCGCGTAACGTCTGTGTTCGGTAGTCTCACAACCACGTCGAAGCACAAAAAATGCCCCGAACGATCACATGCGGGGCTCCAAGCACTACCGGAGCACCGACGCGAGGGATCGCGGGGCGCACTACCGGGCGACTCCATCGTCCGTACGGAACGATGGTGATCGCCTGACCGGGGTGACCCGCCGTCCCTGGGGGACAGTCGGGTGGGAGATCGGAGCCTCCACTTGTGGGCCGGGCCCGCCTGCTGAGGGGCACGCGTGTCCGACCGGTCTGTACACGAGATTAGCAGCCTGCGCCAGGAACGGCCAATCGAGCCTCGATACGGGGTCGGCCCGCCCTGCGCCTATCGTGTGGGGCATGAGTGAGACCTCCCCCTCGCAGAACCCCGAGCAGAACCCCGAGACCGCGGGCCCCGGCACCCCCGACTACGACGAGATGACCCGTGACATCGCCGAGGTCCCGGCCGTCGAGGTGATCGTGACGGTCGCCGTCAACCTGCTGAGCGCCGCGGCCGTGAAGCTCGGGCTGACCGAGGAGGGCGACAAGTACAAGGACCTGGACGAGGCCCGCAAGCTGGTGCACGCCCTCGCCGGTCTGCTGGACGCGAGCGCGACCGAGATCAGCTCCTTCCACGCGGCCCCGCTGCGCGACGGCCTGAAGTCGCTGCAGCTGGCCTTCCGCGAGGCGTCCCTAGTCCCGGACGAGCCGGGCCAGGGCCCGGGCGAGAAGTACACGGGCCCCATCTACGGCTAGCTCGACCTCGTCGCTCGGTCTCTTACGTACAGGGGCTCGCCCGGAGGCGTCGTCCCGGCCGGCAGCAGTGCCAGGTCGAGGCCGCGCACCAGGCGGGCCCTCAGCGTCTCGTCGGCGGCCAGCCGCCGCGCCACCGCCCGTGCGGCCTCCGCGGGCACGGCGGCCGGGTCGAGGACCAGGGCGAGGGTGCCGTCGGCCTGGCCCGGCCCCAGGTGGGCGCTGACCACGTCGGGCTCGGCGGCCACCGCGTCCCGTACCGCGTCCCGGACCGCCGGATCGGCGAGCGGATCCGTCGTCGTACGCCCCTCGGCGAGCGCCAGCAGCGCCGGCCCCGTCAGCTCGAAGGCCACCGGCCCGGCCAGATCCAGCACGACCGTGTCGGCCTTCTCGTGCGCGGCGGCCTGCAACGCCTGGTGCAGGGGCACGGCGACGGGGCGGGCCGCCGGATCCCAGCGGGCCAGGGAGTCGGTGGACGTGAAGGCCGGCAGGGCGGTGCGGGCCCCCGCCTTCAGGGTGGGGACGGCCATGTCGCTGGTCTTCTCGCGGCGCAGCCCCTTCTCGTCCTCCTCGACCTCGCCGAGCACGGCCACCACCGGGACGAGCAGCCGGGCCCCCTTGAGAGCCGCCAGGACGGGTCCCACGGCGGTGCGGTCCTCGGCCCAGGCGGCGAGCGCGGCGCTCAGCCGGGGGTCGGCGGTGCCGTCGTCGTCGGAGAAGCCGGAGTCGGGAATGTTCTTGTTCGCCACGGTGACCGACCTTATCGGGGGGATGCTGCTGGGCTTGTGCGGGGCCGGAAACACGGCGGTCACCACTTTCACGGGTTTCTCAGAGTTCGCTGACACACCTCTAACGTGCGTCTTACGAAGCGCACAGTCGCCGCCCCGACCATCGCCTGCATGGAGTCTTCCAGAGCACGTCGCAGCCGCCGCGCTCGGCCGTCCCGGCGCCGCCCTCTCCTCTACACCGCGCTCGCCGCCGTCGCCGTCCTGGGCGCGACGGCGGGCGGCACCGCGTACGTGAAGGCGCAGGCGCACTCCGGTACGGGGCCCGCATCGTCGTCGACGGCGCCGTCGGCCTCGGCGTCCGAGTCCGAGTCCGAGTCGACGGACGGGGGGACATCGGTGGAGCCCGTGGCGGATCCCGAGGTGGACTACGACGCCCTGCTGCGCACCGCGATGAAGGCGGTCACCGTGTCCGGTGACGCGGACGTCTCCGCGGCCGTCCTCGACCTGGACTCCGGGGACGGCGCCGCCTACGGCGAGGGGGCCTTCGACACGGCGAGCATCGTCAAGGTCGACATCCTGGCGACACTGCTGCTCCAGGCGCAGGACGCGGGACGGCATCTCACCGCGACCGAGAAGTCGTACGCCACCGCGATGATCGAGAACAGCGACAACGACTCGGCGTCGGCGCTGTGGCGGATCATCGGGAAGGCGAAGGGCCTCGACGCGGCGAACGAGCGGTTCGGGCTCGCGGACACCGCGGGCGGCGACGACATGCTGTGGGGGCTGACCCAGACCACGGCCGCCGACCAGCTCACCCTGCTCCAGCAGGTCTTCGGGGACGACTCGAAGCTGAGCGAGGCCTCGCGGACGTACGTCCAGGGGTTGATGGGGCAGATAGCCGCCGACCAGCACTGGGGTGTCTCGGCCGCCGCCGACGGCTCCTCGTGGGCGCTGAAGAACGGCTGGCTGGCGCGCAGCACGACCGGGCTGTGGGACATCAACAGCATCGGGCGGGTGACCGTCGACGGTCACGACTACCTGGTGGCGGTGCTGTCGAACGGCAACACGACGCAGGCGAAGGGCGTCTCGCTGGTCGAGGCGGCGGCCAAGGCGGCGGTGTCGGTGTTCGCGGGCGACAGCGCGTCGGCGTCCACGACAGCCGCCTCCGCGGCCGATTCGGCGACCAAGTAGCTGTAGTTATAGCCGTAGCTACAACTACAGCCATAACTACAGGCTCTCGTAGCGTTCGCGGCGGCTGCGCCACAGGACGACCGACGTGCCCAGGAGCACCACTCCGGCACCGCCCGCGAGGGTCCCGGCCCAGCTGGACGTGTCGTCGTCGGAGGGGGCCGGGTCCGGACCGGAGCCGAAGTACTTGTCGCCGTACGCCGCCGACTGCAGGCCCTCGGTCTTGAGGTCGGCGGCGGCCTTGATCGCGGCGGCCGGGTCGATGAAGCCGTAGCCGCGGGAGTCGTCGCGGCCGCCGGTGGGGGCGTTGCGGGCGGTGTCCTCCAGGAGCTTCTTGATCTGCGCCGGGGTCAGGCCCGGGTGGGCGGCCTTGACGAGCGCGACGGCTCCGGAGACGAACGCGGAGGCCGCGGACGTACCCCAGCCCTGGTAGTACTTGTGGTCCGGGTCGGCGATGACGACGTCGACGCCGGGCGCGCTGACCGTCGCGTACCAGCGGCGGGTGGAGAAGGAGGCGCGGGTGCCGTAGCGGTCGACGGCGGTCGCGGCGATGACGCCCGGGTAGGCGGCCGGGTAGGAGATGTGGTCGCCCTTGTCGCCGCCGTTGCCGGCCGAGGCGACGACGACGGAGCCCTTCTTCAGCGCGTACTGGACGGCCTCGTCCTCGGCGGGTTCGGGGTGGGCGGAGGCGGAGTCGTCGCCCAGGGAGAGGTTGATGACGTCGGCGCCCTGGTCGGCGGCCCAGCGGATGCCCTCGGCGAGGGCGTTGCCGCGGGTGTTGCGGGCCTTGGTGCGCTGTGGGTCGCCGTCCTCGAGGATCACCCGGACAGGGAGGATCTTCGCCTCGGGGGCGATGCCGAGGACGCCGTCGTCGTTGGCGTAGCCGTGTCCGTGGCCGGCGATGATGCTGGCCATCGCGGTGCCGTGCCGGGCCCAGGCGCGGTCCCCCTGCACGGCCCCGAAGCCCACCATGTCCTTGCCGGTGAGGACGTTGCCGGCGAGGTCGGGGTGATCGGCCTCGACGCCGGTGTCCAGGACGGCGACGGTGATGCCCTTGCCCTTGGTCGTCTGCCAGGCCGCCTGCGTGTGCAGCGCGTCGAGGGCCCACTGCTGGGCGCGGATGCCGTCGGCGTACGCGGTGGCGGGCGGCACGAGGGCGACGGCGGCGGCCAGCAGACAGCTCAGGACCCCGACCCGGCAGGCCGTTCTGCCGGTCGCTGTCCTGCCGGTCACTGTTCTGCCGGTCACTGTTCTGCCGGTCGTACGGCTGCGGCTGCGGCTCATGAGGGCTGCTCCGAGGGCGAGACGGCGGTCTTGCGCAGGCTGCGCTCGATGCGGTCGGCGAGGCCCTTGCTCTCGTTGCCGAGGCCGGCCTGGGCGGGGGCCGTGGTCGCACCGGACGCCGTGGCCTCGGCGGCGCCCTGCGGGGTGTCGACGGTGCGGCCGTCGGCCCAGCCGGAGACGGCGTAGACGACGACGGGGGCGTCGGTCAGTACGGAGATCGTCCACGAGGCGCGCTGCTTGTCGCCGAAGCCGACGGCGAGGGTGTCCTTCGCTGCGTACGGGCGGGGCATCAGGTCGGTGCGGCGGGCGAGGCCCTCCTTCGCGAACCGGGTGTCGAGGGAGCGCATCGCGGCCGCGTCTGCGTTGGTGAACAGCAGGCCGACGGTGGTCACGTAGCTCTCGGTGGCGTCGATGTAGGTGGCGCGCAGCAGGCGGGCGCAGCCGACGGGGGCGAGGACCTTGCGCAGCAGCGGGTCGAAGGCGTCGGCGCAACCGCTGTCGGGGGCGACGGCGATGCGCGTCCAGGTGCGGTCGGCGCCGCCGGGGCCCGCGCCCTGGCCGTCCACCGTGGGCGGGAACAGCTGGTCAACGGGGACGTTGTGCCAGAGGCTTCCGGCGGTGGTGTACGTGCTGGGCTCACCGGCCTCGGCCGGGTCGCCGACGAGCCAGCTGCCGGTGACGGCCCCGCCGATGAGGCCCAGCCCGAGCACGACGCAGGCGGCGGCCGCGACGGCCCGCCCTCGCGTCCCGCCGAAGCGCCGCGCGTCGCCGAACCCCTCGGGCTGCGCGAACGTCACCACGGGCCGGGTGGCCCCCAGGGTGCCGCCCGGCGACATGGGAGCGCTCCAGGAAAGCGCCGGATCGGGCGAGAGCCCGCCACCGCCTCCCTGCTCGGCAGCGTCCACGGCCCGCCCGGACGGCTCCGCGGCGGTCTCGGGCGCAGCGAAGTCGGTGTGAAAGGACGCCCCGGAAGCGGGACTCCACGCCGGCCGCCCCTCCGGCTCCCCCGGCGCCTGCGACGGCACGAAGGACCGCGAACCGGCCCCGTCGGCATCCTGCCGAACAGGCCCGGGCGAGGGCACCCAGCTGCGGGGCAGGGGGGTCCAGGCGGTGTCGGCTGAACTGGGGGCGTCGGGGCGAGGGGCCGTTCCACCGGCGGGGCGGGAAGCGGGCGGGACGGTGGGACGCGGGGGAACTGCGCCGACGGTGCGGGGACCGGCCGGGTCGGCGGGGCGCGGGGCAGCCGGGTCGGCGGGACGGGAAGCGTCGGCGCCGACGGGACGAGGAGGAGTCGTGCCGGCGGGACGCGGGGTTGTCGCGTCAGCCGGGCGGAAACCAGCCGGACCGGCGGGACGAGGAGGAGTCGCTCCCGCCGGGCGGGGAGCCGTCGTGTCAGCAGGCCGAGAGGCGGCCGGACCCGCGGGACGGGAAGGGGCGGCGGGAGGGGGCGTCGTCGCCTCAGCCGGGCGGAAACCAGCCGGACCCGCAGGACGAGGAGAAGTCGCTCCCGCCGAGCGGGGAGCCGTCGTGTCAACAGGCCGAGAGGCGGCCGGACCCGCGGGACGGGAAGGGGCGGCGGGAGGGGGCGTCGTCGCCTCAGCCGGGCGGAAACCAGCCGGACCCGCAGGACGAGGAGAAGTCGCTCCCGCCGAGCGGGGAGCCGTCGTGTCAACAGGCCGAGAGGCGGCCGGACCCGCGGGACGGGAAGGGGCGGCGGGAGGGGGCGTCGTCGTGCCGCCTGGGCGTGAGGCGGGCGAGCCTGTGGCTCGGGAGCCGTCCGGACCGGCCGGGCGGGGCGCGGCCGCGCCGCCAGGAGGCGAACCGGGCGAGCCGGCGCCGCGGGAGCCGTCCGACCCCGCAGGGCGCGAGACGCCTGTACCGCCAGGACGCGGACCGGCCGGACCCGGGCCGCGGTAGCCGTCCAGACGGACGGGCCGGGTGAGGCTCGTGCCGCCGGGGCGGGCGCCGGAGCCGGCCGTGCCGCCGGGACGGGGACTGTCCGCACCGGAGTCGGTGGGGGCAGGCGGGCGTTCGTCGCCTCGTGGGGGCGGGGTGTCCGGGAAGCGTGCCGAGGCGGGCGGCGGGGGCGGGTTCATGGCGTCCGTGTGCTGGGGGGAGGACGGTGGCCGCAGGCTGGGGGTGCGGGGCGGCGAGGTACGCGGGGTGCGCGGGCCCTGGGGGGCCGTGGGCGAGGCCGAGGTCGCGTTACCGGTGCCGGTGCCGGAGTCCTCGGACGCTTCTCCCGGGACCCTCCTGGCAGGGCCGCCCCCGAAGGCCCACGACACGGCGCTCTCGACAGGCTCGGCCGGCCCGGCCCGCCCGGGGGCGTCCTCCGGCTCCGTACCCCGGTCACCCGGTGCCTGCGTCGGAGCGGACCCGTTGCCGTCCCCGTCGGGCTCGGTCTCCGGTGGGCCCGGGGGCGTCGTCGGGCGTGGGGGGACGCCTGGGTGGGGAGGCACGTCCGGGCGCGGGGGGATCGAGGCGCGGCGTGCTTCCGTACTCATGCACCCCCCGTTTCCTCGTGCCCGGGCCGTCGTTCTCCTACGCGGGCCGTCGTTCCCCTGCCCCGGCGGACGCGCTGGTCCGTCCTGGGCACGCATACCCGCACGAGCGGACCGGCATCCCGACACACCTTGCCCGGCCGGAGCCGTCCTCCGTACGTGCGCGTCACTCTACGGCTTGTCAGCGACCGAACGGGAACCAGTCCGCGACCCCGGGGCATCTGCCCGGATCGTCCCCCTACCCTGCGGTAATCCTGTCTGGCAGGCTTCGTTCATGACTGCGCAAGCCGCCGACCGGGCCCGTTACGACCGGGCCACCGCCCATCTCGACGCCCCTGTGGCGATCGTGGACCTCGACGCCTTCGACGCCAACGCGCAGGACCTGGTCCGCCGGGCGGCAGGGAAACCCGTCCGCGTCGCCAGCAAGTCCGTACGCTGCCGAGCCCTGCTGGAACGTGTCCTGGCGAAGGACGGTTTCGCGGGCATCATGTCCTTCACCCTCGCCGAGTCGCTGTGGCTGGCGCGGT
This window of the Streptomyces sp. NBC_01275 genome carries:
- a CDS encoding ATP-binding protein, which codes for MSVGTSSAPGAARPAGDLAELGIDPDDLPDGLVVADEHGHVVCFNAAAQRITAVPAEEALGRRLEKALPLEDLEGRRWWQLTDPYGGLAIRVGQPERNLLLPGGREVLVTVRYVRAEPTGPVRRVVVSLRDTEARRRTERSHAELIATVAHELRSPLTSVKGFTATLLAKWSRFTDDQKRLMLETVDADADRVTRLIAELLDISRIDSGRLEVRRQPVDIGAAVGRHIQAYVAAGQPADRFLLRIEQPLPALWADPDKVDQVLSNLIENAVRHGEGTVTIDITPAASPREGEDTGTSVTVSDEGAGIPEESMNRVFTRFWRGSKRGGTGLGLYIVKGIVEAHGGVITVGRAVGGGAEFRFTLPVSAPAYLT
- a CDS encoding RNA methyltransferase, which gives rise to MSPASPEPISPRSPRVAAARRLARRNFRGKERLFLAEGPQAVREAAGYGRDTLVELFATVEAAERYAEIIEEARDAGARVHLADEQVIAEISTTVTPQGLVGICRFLDTPFEEILAARPKLVAVLAHVRDPGNAGTVLRCADAAGAEAVVLTDASVDLYNPKAVRASVGSLFHLPVAVGVPVEQAVAGLRDAGVRILAADGAGEDDLDDELDKGAMGGPTAWVFGNEAWGLPEETRALADAVVRVPIHGKAESLNLATAAAVCLYASARAQRASGGCRSVTES
- the rplT gene encoding 50S ribosomal protein L20 yields the protein MARVKRAVNAHKKRRAILEAASGYRGQRSRLYRKAKEQVTHSLVYNYNDRKKRKGDFRQLWIQRINAAARANGITYNRFIQGLKAANVEVDRKILAELAVNDAGAFAALVEVAQKALPADVNAPKAA
- the rpmI gene encoding 50S ribosomal protein L35, translated to MPKNKTHSGASKRFKITGSGKVLRERAGKRHLLEHKSSRVTRRLTGNAEMAPGDAAKIKKLLGK
- the infC gene encoding translation initiation factor IF-3, producing MWCYQGGSISTEPRINDRIRVPEVRLVGPSGEQVGIVPLAKALELAQEYDLDLVEVAASARPPVCKLMDYGKFKYESAMKAREARKNQAHTVIKEMKLRPKIDPHDYDTKKGHVVRFLKQGDKVKITIMFRGREQSRPELGYRLLQRLASDVEDLGFIESNPKQDGRNMIMVLGPHKKKTEAMAEARQAQEARKAEAKANPGKSQNPADVDGVEGEEGDDGIEIADDAELAETPAEASAEA
- a CDS encoding DUF1844 domain-containing protein, whose amino-acid sequence is MSETSPSQNPEQNPETAGPGTPDYDEMTRDIAEVPAVEVIVTVAVNLLSAAAVKLGLTEEGDKYKDLDEARKLVHALAGLLDASATEISSFHAAPLRDGLKSLQLAFREASLVPDEPGQGPGEKYTGPIYG
- a CDS encoding SseB family protein; the encoded protein is MANKNIPDSGFSDDDGTADPRLSAALAAWAEDRTAVGPVLAALKGARLLVPVVAVLGEVEEDEKGLRREKTSDMAVPTLKAGARTALPAFTSTDSLARWDPAARPVAVPLHQALQAAAHEKADTVVLDLAGPVAFELTGPALLALAEGRTTTDPLADPAVRDAVRDAVAAEPDVVSAHLGPGQADGTLALVLDPAAVPAEAARAVARRLAADETLRARLVRGLDLALLPAGTTPPGEPLYVRDRATRSS
- a CDS encoding serine hydrolase, giving the protein MESSRARRSRRARPSRRRPLLYTALAAVAVLGATAGGTAYVKAQAHSGTGPASSSTAPSASASESESESTDGGTSVEPVADPEVDYDALLRTAMKAVTVSGDADVSAAVLDLDSGDGAAYGEGAFDTASIVKVDILATLLLQAQDAGRHLTATEKSYATAMIENSDNDSASALWRIIGKAKGLDAANERFGLADTAGGDDMLWGLTQTTAADQLTLLQQVFGDDSKLSEASRTYVQGLMGQIAADQHWGVSAAADGSSWALKNGWLARSTTGLWDINSIGRVTVDGHDYLVAVLSNGNTTQAKGVSLVEAAAKAAVSVFAGDSASASTTAASAADSATK
- the mycP gene encoding type VII secretion-associated serine protease mycosin encodes the protein MSRSRSRTTGRTVTGRTVTGRTATGRTACRVGVLSCLLAAAVALVPPATAYADGIRAQQWALDALHTQAAWQTTKGKGITVAVLDTGVEADHPDLAGNVLTGKDMVGFGAVQGDRAWARHGTAMASIIAGHGHGYANDDGVLGIAPEAKILPVRVILEDGDPQRTKARNTRGNALAEGIRWAADQGADVINLSLGDDSASAHPEPAEDEAVQYALKKGSVVVASAGNGGDKGDHISYPAAYPGVIAATAVDRYGTRASFSTRRWYATVSAPGVDVVIADPDHKYYQGWGTSAASAFVSGAVALVKAAHPGLTPAQIKKLLEDTARNAPTGGRDDSRGYGFIDPAAAIKAAADLKTEGLQSAAYGDKYFGSGPDPAPSDDDTSSWAGTLAGGAGVVLLGTSVVLWRSRRERYESL